The following proteins are encoded in a genomic region of Halococcus salifodinae DSM 8989:
- a CDS encoding MaoC family dehydratase, with amino-acid sequence MARECFEDVAVGETREFGSRDVTREEIVEFAGRYDPQPFHTDATAAGESMFGGLIASGWHTAAMTMELLVTNVFEGSAATGAVGVDELRWPNPVRPGDTLSVRTEVLDTESWSDRLGLVRSETTTENQDDETVMSMVGLVLYERRDPE; translated from the coding sequence ATGGCGCGCGAGTGCTTCGAGGACGTTGCCGTCGGCGAGACACGTGAGTTCGGCAGCCGCGACGTGACCCGCGAGGAGATCGTCGAGTTCGCCGGGCGCTACGATCCACAGCCGTTCCACACCGACGCAACAGCGGCCGGGGAGTCCATGTTCGGCGGGTTGATCGCGAGCGGGTGGCACACCGCGGCGATGACGATGGAACTACTCGTCACGAACGTCTTCGAGGGGTCGGCCGCGACAGGTGCGGTCGGGGTCGACGAGCTTCGCTGGCCGAACCCGGTGCGACCGGGCGACACGCTCTCGGTGCGGACGGAGGTGCTCGACACCGAGTCGTGGAGCGATCGTCTCGGACTGGTTCGGAGCGAGACGACGACCGAGAATCAGGACGACGAGACCGTCATGTCGATGGTCGGGCTCGTGCTGTACGAGCGACGCGACCCGGAGTGA